A portion of the Sulfuriferula sp. AH1 genome contains these proteins:
- the rmuC gene encoding DNA recombination protein RmuC, producing the protein MLTTLTLIAALVAVALLIWLALRINALQSALAQLPAQLDAGLEQRHRAMLSDLHQGLGTQSDRTHNALNDVSDRLRNLVSTELASTRSAVQVLQLEQSTQLATNREALSTAMHALAQSQATELANSRAALNQQLGEFAAGLQTAQAEFLSKTLQTLAEQARAEQALIQTTMQQASAQLAAAVETLAKGVDTRLAEISGKVTERLDDGFKKTNETFANVMARLATIDEAQKKIDGLTTNVVTLQELLGDKRSRGAFGEVQLEGLVRNILPPDAYEFQATLSNGSRADCMLVLPEPTGRVAVDSKFPLENYTRMFSRETAEADRTGATRAFKADVKKHVDDIASKYIIEGETSDGAVMFIPAEAVFAEIHAYHGDLVEYAMSRRVWIVSPTTLMAVLNTARAVIKDVETRRQVHIIKDELSKLGKDFSRFDTRMKKLADHIRQANEDAAEVHISSQKISKRFSQIESVDLEHLRAPAPSLLPDED; encoded by the coding sequence ATGCTCACGACACTCACCCTTATTGCCGCTCTCGTCGCCGTTGCCCTGCTGATCTGGCTGGCATTACGCATCAACGCCCTGCAAAGCGCGCTGGCGCAGCTCCCCGCCCAGCTCGACGCCGGACTGGAGCAGCGCCATCGCGCCATGTTGAGCGACCTGCATCAGGGGCTGGGAACGCAGTCCGACCGCACCCATAACGCGCTGAACGACGTCTCCGACCGCCTGCGCAACCTGGTCAGCACCGAGCTGGCCAGCACGCGCAGCGCGGTACAGGTGCTGCAACTGGAGCAATCCACCCAGCTCGCCACCAACCGCGAGGCGCTGAGCACGGCCATGCACGCGCTGGCGCAATCGCAGGCGACCGAGTTGGCCAACAGCCGCGCCGCGCTCAACCAGCAGCTGGGCGAATTCGCCGCCGGGCTGCAAACCGCGCAGGCCGAATTCCTCAGCAAGACCCTGCAAACGCTGGCCGAACAGGCCCGCGCCGAGCAGGCGCTGATCCAGACCACCATGCAGCAGGCCAGCGCCCAGCTCGCCGCCGCCGTGGAAACGCTAGCCAAGGGCGTCGACACCCGGTTGGCGGAAATCTCCGGCAAAGTCACCGAGCGCCTGGATGACGGCTTCAAGAAAACCAACGAGACCTTTGCCAATGTCATGGCGCGCCTCGCCACCATCGACGAAGCGCAGAAAAAGATCGACGGCCTCACCACCAACGTCGTCACCCTGCAGGAATTATTGGGCGACAAACGCTCGCGCGGCGCCTTCGGCGAAGTCCAGCTCGAAGGCCTGGTGCGCAACATCCTGCCGCCCGACGCCTACGAATTTCAGGCCACGCTGTCCAACGGCAGCCGCGCCGACTGCATGCTGGTATTGCCGGAGCCGACCGGGCGCGTCGCGGTCGATTCCAAATTCCCGCTGGAAAACTACACCCGCATGTTCTCGCGCGAAACGGCAGAAGCCGACCGCACCGGGGCCACCCGCGCGTTCAAGGCCGACGTCAAGAAACACGTCGACGACATCGCCAGCAAATACATCATCGAGGGCGAGACCTCCGACGGCGCGGTGATGTTCATCCCCGCCGAAGCGGTATTCGCCGAGATCCACGCCTACCACGGCGATCTGGTGGAATACGCCATGTCGCGCCGCGTGTGGATCGTATCACCGACCACGCTGATGGCCGTGCTCAACACCGCACGCGCCGTGATCAAGGACGTCGAAACCCGCCGCCAGGTGCACATCATCAAGGACGAGCTGTCCAAACTGGGCAAGGATTTCAGCCGATTCGACACGCGCATGAAAAAGCTCGCCGACCATATCCGCCAGGCTAACGAAGACGCCGCCGAAGTCCACATCAGCAGCCAGAAAATCAGCAAGCGTTTCAGCCAGATAGAGTCGGTCGACCTCGAGCACCTGCGTGCCCCTGCCCCGTCGCTACTGCCTGACGAAGATTAA
- a CDS encoding UvrD-helicase domain-containing protein translates to MSSLLDGLNPEQLAAVTLPHQSALILAGAGSGKTRVLTTRIAWLLQTGQVSPLGILAVTFTNKAAKEMQTRLSSMLPINTRGMWIGTFHGLANRLLRTHHHEAGLPQLFQILDSADQLSAIKRLLKSMNVDTEKFEPKKVQNFINGNKDAGLRAHHVDVYDPYTRRLVEFYSAYDEQCNREGVVDFAELLLRSEELLARNEALRRHYQERFRYILVDEFQDTNRLQYRWLKHFAGADSALMAVGDDDQSIYAFRGAHTGNMNEFQRDYAHDNIIKLEQNYRSHGNILDAANALISQNPARLGKNLWTAADQGELIRVYLAYNDQEEARFIAEESQALHREGIALNDMAVLYRSNAQSRVLEHALFSAGIPYKVYGGLRFFERQEIKHALAYLRLLANPDDDGAFTRVVNFPTRGIGARSLEQLIDAAQQSSSSLWHAASTKAGDAPGSKGLPGFVQLIRSMQEATLGVTLPEAIEHILQASGLMAHYLSEKDGQDRVDNLNELINAATVFINDPDALADAADNGGLMASFLAHAALEAGVHQAGEGHDALQLMTVHAAKGLEFHAVFLTGLVEGLFPSEQSIGEQSGIEEERRLMYVAITRARRRLYISHAQSRMLHGQTRYGIPSRFLGEIPMELLKPINKGYAPDADVYAAPVSRSTQQHSSSPWRMGMSVRHAKFGVGVVINVEGQGPDTRVQINFGGAHGVKWLALEYAKLEAA, encoded by the coding sequence ATGTCATCACTACTCGACGGATTAAATCCGGAACAACTCGCCGCGGTCACCCTGCCGCACCAATCGGCCCTGATCCTGGCGGGTGCAGGCAGCGGCAAGACCCGCGTGCTCACCACGCGCATCGCTTGGCTGCTGCAGACCGGGCAGGTATCACCGCTGGGCATCCTCGCCGTCACCTTTACCAACAAGGCCGCCAAGGAAATGCAGACGCGCCTGAGCAGCATGCTGCCGATCAACACCCGCGGCATGTGGATAGGCACCTTCCACGGGCTGGCGAACCGGCTGCTGCGCACCCATCACCATGAGGCCGGGCTGCCGCAACTGTTCCAGATCCTCGACAGCGCCGACCAGCTGTCGGCGATCAAGCGCCTGCTCAAATCCATGAACGTGGACACCGAGAAATTCGAGCCGAAGAAAGTGCAGAATTTCATCAACGGCAACAAGGACGCCGGCCTGCGCGCCCATCATGTCGACGTCTACGATCCATACACGCGCCGTCTGGTCGAATTCTATTCGGCCTACGACGAGCAGTGCAACCGCGAAGGCGTAGTGGACTTTGCCGAACTGCTGCTGCGCAGCGAGGAATTGCTGGCGCGCAACGAAGCCCTGCGCCGTCATTATCAGGAGCGATTCCGCTACATACTGGTGGACGAATTCCAGGACACCAACCGCCTGCAATACCGCTGGCTCAAGCACTTCGCCGGCGCGGATTCGGCGCTGATGGCAGTGGGCGACGACGACCAGTCCATCTACGCGTTCCGTGGCGCGCACACCGGCAACATGAACGAATTCCAGCGCGATTACGCCCACGACAACATCATCAAGCTGGAACAGAATTACCGCAGCCACGGCAACATCCTCGACGCCGCCAATGCGCTGATCAGCCAGAACCCGGCGCGGCTGGGCAAGAACCTGTGGACCGCCGCCGATCAGGGCGAGCTGATCCGCGTGTATCTGGCCTACAACGATCAGGAAGAAGCGCGCTTCATCGCCGAAGAATCGCAGGCGCTGCACCGCGAAGGCATCGCGCTCAACGACATGGCCGTGCTCTACCGCTCCAACGCGCAGTCGCGGGTGCTGGAGCACGCCCTGTTCAGCGCCGGCATCCCGTACAAGGTCTACGGCGGCCTGCGCTTCTTCGAGCGCCAGGAGATCAAGCACGCGCTGGCCTACCTGCGCCTGCTCGCCAACCCCGACGACGACGGCGCCTTTACCCGCGTAGTGAATTTCCCCACCCGCGGCATCGGCGCGCGCAGTCTGGAGCAGCTCATCGACGCCGCGCAGCAAAGTTCATCCAGCCTGTGGCATGCCGCCAGCACCAAGGCCGGCGATGCGCCCGGCAGCAAAGGCCTGCCCGGTTTCGTCCAGCTCATTCGCAGCATGCAGGAAGCCACCCTCGGCGTCACCCTGCCCGAGGCCATCGAGCACATCCTGCAAGCCAGCGGGCTGATGGCGCATTACCTGAGCGAAAAAGACGGCCAGGACCGCGTCGACAACCTCAACGAGCTGATCAACGCCGCCACCGTGTTCATCAACGACCCCGACGCGCTGGCCGACGCTGCCGACAACGGCGGGCTGATGGCCAGCTTCCTCGCTCATGCCGCGCTCGAAGCCGGCGTGCATCAGGCCGGCGAAGGCCACGACGCGCTGCAGCTGATGACCGTGCATGCCGCCAAGGGGCTGGAGTTTCACGCGGTATTCCTCACCGGGCTGGTAGAAGGCCTGTTCCCCAGCGAGCAGTCGATCGGCGAGCAGAGCGGCATCGAGGAAGAACGCCGCCTGATGTACGTCGCCATCACCCGCGCGCGCCGCCGCCTGTACATCAGCCACGCACAAAGCCGCATGCTGCACGGCCAGACCCGCTACGGCATCCCGTCGCGCTTCCTCGGCGAGATCCCGATGGAACTGCTGAAACCGATCAACAAGGGCTATGCGCCCGACGCCGACGTCTACGCCGCACCGGTCTCCCGCTCTACCCAGCAGCACAGCAGCTCGCCCTGGCGCATGGGCATGAGCGTGCGCCACGCCAAATTCGGCGTCGGCGTGGTGATCAACGTCGAAGGCCAGGGCCCCGACACCCGCGTGCAAATCAACTTCGGCGGCGCGCATGGGGTAAAATGGCTGGCACTGGAATACGCCAAACTCGAAGCCGCCTGA
- a CDS encoding rhodanese-like domain-containing protein gives MAKQLGCFIKEARSHIVEWDAETAEENLGSGEVLVIDVREPDEFDSGHIAGALNIPRGILEASADPTTKHRHPVLCTAHDKTILLYCHSGGRSAMAAWVLKQMGFGQAYSLAGGLECWEAEGFELEANLR, from the coding sequence ATGGCTAAACAGCTTGGCTGCTTTATTAAAGAAGCGCGCAGCCACATCGTGGAATGGGATGCGGAAACCGCAGAAGAAAATCTGGGTTCCGGCGAGGTGCTGGTGATCGATGTGCGCGAACCCGACGAATTCGATAGTGGGCACATCGCCGGTGCGCTCAACATTCCCCGCGGCATCCTCGAAGCCTCTGCCGACCCGACTACCAAGCATCGCCATCCAGTGTTGTGCACCGCGCACGACAAGACCATCCTGCTGTACTGCCATTCCGGCGGGCGTTCGGCGATGGCGGCCTGGGTACTCAAGCAGATGGGTTTCGGACAGGCGTATTCGCTGGCGGGTGGTCTTGAGTGCTGGGAAGCCGAAGGCTTCGAACTGGAAGCCAATTTAAGATGA
- a CDS encoding DUF2237 family protein, whose protein sequence is MNPSDVRLAKNVFGEPLVACSFKPLTGYFRDGACRTNEEDLGTHVVCVVVTLPFLEFSFRNGNDLTTPRPQWQFAGLKPGDQWCLCANHWKTAYEAGVAPQVVLESTHQRVLDLVSLEVLQRFARPLEV, encoded by the coding sequence ATGAACCCATCCGATGTACGCCTGGCCAAAAACGTATTCGGCGAACCGCTGGTGGCGTGTTCATTCAAGCCGCTGACCGGCTATTTCCGTGACGGCGCCTGCCGTACCAATGAGGAAGATCTGGGTACGCATGTGGTGTGCGTGGTGGTGACGCTGCCGTTTCTGGAATTCAGTTTCCGCAATGGCAACGATCTGACCACGCCGCGGCCGCAATGGCAGTTTGCCGGACTGAAGCCGGGGGATCAGTGGTGTTTGTGCGCCAATCACTGGAAAACCGCCTACGAGGCCGGCGTGGCGCCGCAGGTGGTGCTGGAAAGTACCCACCAGCGCGTGCTGGATCTGGTAAGTCTGGAGGTGTTGCAGCGCTTTGCGCGTCCGCTCGAGGTGTAA
- a CDS encoding YebC/PmpR family DNA-binding transcriptional regulator: protein MAGHSKWANIKHKKAATDAKRGKIFTRLIKEITVAAKMGGGDASINPRLRLAMDKAFDANMPKDTVERAVKRGCGELENVNYEEIRYEGYGIGGAAVMVDCLTDNKVRTVADVRHAFSKFGGNMGTDGCVAFQFKHCGQLLFAPGVDEDTLMEAALEAGADDVLTHEDGSIEVITPPYELHSIKQALETAGFKAEFGEVSMKPENEIELTGDDAVKMQKLLDALESLDDVQEVYTSAVIHED from the coding sequence ATGGCCGGACATAGTAAATGGGCGAATATCAAGCATAAAAAAGCGGCAACGGATGCAAAACGCGGCAAGATTTTTACGCGGTTGATTAAAGAGATAACGGTCGCTGCCAAAATGGGCGGCGGCGATGCCAGCATTAACCCGCGCCTGCGTCTGGCGATGGACAAGGCGTTTGACGCCAACATGCCGAAAGACACTGTGGAGCGCGCGGTCAAGCGCGGCTGTGGCGAGCTGGAAAACGTGAACTACGAAGAAATTCGTTACGAAGGTTACGGTATCGGAGGCGCGGCGGTGATGGTGGATTGCCTGACTGACAACAAGGTGCGTACCGTGGCCGATGTGCGCCATGCGTTCAGCAAGTTCGGCGGCAATATGGGTACCGACGGTTGCGTGGCGTTCCAGTTCAAGCATTGCGGCCAGCTGCTGTTCGCGCCCGGCGTCGATGAAGATACGCTGATGGAAGCCGCGCTGGAAGCCGGTGCCGACGATGTGCTGACGCACGAGGACGGCAGTATCGAAGTGATTACCCCGCCGTACGAGTTGCACAGCATCAAGCAGGCGCTGGAAACGGCAGGATTCAAGGCCGAATTCGGTGAAGTGAGCATGAAGCCGGAAAACGAGATCGAGCTGACCGGCGATGATGCGGTGAAGATGCAGAAACTGCTGGATGCGCTCGAATCGCTGGACGATGTGCAGGAAGTCTATACTTCGGCTGTGATCCACGAAGACTGA
- a CDS encoding riboflavin synthase, with translation MFTGIIQAVGSVAEVKPHNDDARLLINAAELDLGDVALGDSIACNGVCLTVIALSPQGFSVDVSAETFRCTVGFPPGAPVNLEKALRLADRLGGHLVSGHVDGVGEVVRFAPAGDCFELVICAPGDIARFVVTKGSITVNGVSLTVNQVDGDEFSINLIPHTLTHTNLHTLTAGSRVNLEVDMMARYAERILNYREST, from the coding sequence GTGTTTACTGGAATTATTCAAGCTGTCGGCAGCGTGGCCGAAGTGAAGCCGCATAACGATGACGCGCGTCTGCTGATCAACGCGGCAGAGCTGGATCTGGGCGATGTCGCGCTGGGCGATTCCATCGCCTGCAACGGCGTGTGTCTGACGGTGATTGCGCTGTCGCCACAAGGCTTCAGTGTCGATGTGTCGGCGGAGACGTTCCGCTGCACGGTGGGCTTCCCGCCCGGTGCGCCGGTGAATCTGGAAAAGGCCTTGCGTCTGGCCGACCGCTTGGGCGGGCATCTGGTGTCGGGCCATGTCGATGGCGTCGGCGAAGTGGTGCGCTTTGCCCCGGCGGGCGACTGCTTCGAGCTGGTGATCTGCGCGCCCGGCGACATTGCCCGCTTCGTGGTGACCAAGGGTTCGATCACCGTCAACGGCGTCAGTCTCACCGTGAATCAGGTCGACGGCGACGAGTTCAGCATCAATCTGATCCCGCATACGCTGACACATACCAATCTGCATACTTTAACAGCGGGCAGCCGCGTCAATCTCGAGGTTGACATGATGGCGCGCTACGCTGAACGTATCCTCAATTACCGGGAATCCACATGA
- the ribBA gene encoding bifunctional 3,4-dihydroxy-2-butanone-4-phosphate synthase/GTP cyclohydrolase II, which yields MSLSPIEDIIADIKAGKMVVLVDEEDRENEGDLVMAAEFATPEAVNFMAKYGRGLICLTLTDERCKQLGLRQMVADNQTPYSTAFTVSIEAAEGVTTGISAADRATTIQAAVAKHAKATDIIQPGHIFPLRAQPGGVLIRAGHTEAGCDLASIAGLEPAAVICEILKEDGSMARLPDLIEYAREHGLKIGAIVDLIHYRNRNESLIERVGSRVIDTVFGEFELIAYREKISGAAHLALVKGDIHADTETLVRVHEPVSVMDVLEMDSPVHAYSVNRAMQKIAAAGKGVIVLLHRAETPAELLSHALPSNEPKPAQKWDVRNYGIGAQILKDVGVGKMRLLATQRKMPSMAGFDLEVTGYSEGD from the coding sequence ATGAGTTTAAGTCCTATCGAAGATATTATCGCCGACATCAAGGCCGGGAAAATGGTGGTGCTGGTCGATGAAGAAGACCGCGAGAACGAGGGCGATCTGGTGATGGCGGCTGAATTTGCCACCCCGGAAGCGGTCAATTTCATGGCCAAATACGGCCGCGGCCTGATCTGCCTGACGCTGACCGACGAACGTTGCAAACAGCTCGGCCTGCGCCAGATGGTGGCAGATAACCAGACCCCTTACAGCACGGCATTTACCGTGTCGATCGAGGCGGCTGAGGGCGTGACCACGGGCATTTCCGCGGCAGACCGTGCCACCACTATTCAGGCGGCAGTGGCCAAGCACGCCAAGGCCACCGACATCATCCAGCCAGGCCATATTTTTCCGCTGCGCGCGCAGCCGGGCGGCGTGCTGATCCGTGCCGGGCACACCGAAGCCGGTTGCGATCTGGCGAGCATCGCCGGGCTGGAACCGGCCGCGGTGATTTGCGAAATCCTCAAGGAAGACGGCAGCATGGCGCGTCTGCCCGATCTGATCGAATACGCGCGAGAGCACGGGCTGAAAATCGGCGCCATCGTCGATCTGATCCATTACCGCAACCGGAACGAAAGCCTGATTGAGCGTGTAGGCAGCCGCGTTATCGACACCGTATTCGGTGAATTCGAGCTGATCGCCTACCGCGAGAAGATCTCCGGTGCGGCGCATCTGGCGCTGGTCAAGGGCGATATTCATGCCGATACCGAAACACTGGTGCGGGTGCATGAGCCGGTGTCGGTGATGGATGTGCTGGAGATGGACAGCCCGGTGCATGCCTACAGCGTCAACCGCGCCATGCAGAAGATCGCCGCCGCCGGCAAGGGTGTGATCGTGCTGCTGCATCGTGCAGAAACGCCAGCCGAATTGCTCAGCCATGCGTTGCCGAGCAACGAACCGAAGCCGGCGCAGAAGTGGGATGTGCGTAATTACGGTATCGGCGCGCAGATACTGAAAGATGTCGGCGTCGGCAAGATGCGGCTGCTGGCAACCCAGCGCAAGATGCCCTCGATGGCCGGTTTCGATCTGGAAGTAACCGGGTATAGCGAAGGCGATTGA
- the ribH gene encoding 6,7-dimethyl-8-ribityllumazine synthase gives MATYDNIYEIDSNLDGSALRIGIVMSRFNRDICDGLLGACVAALTRRGVKSDNVQIATVPGALEIPLVLRKMAQSGKFDALVAIGAVVRGDTYHFEVVSNEMASGITRVQLDTGMPIANAVLTTDTDEQAHSRTSAKGAEAAECAIEMANLLKVL, from the coding sequence ATGGCGACATACGACAATATTTATGAAATAGACAGCAACCTCGATGGCAGTGCATTGCGCATTGGTATCGTCATGAGCCGTTTCAATCGCGATATCTGCGACGGTTTGCTGGGTGCATGTGTCGCAGCGTTGACCAGGCGCGGCGTGAAATCGGACAATGTCCAGATCGCAACCGTGCCCGGAGCGCTGGAGATCCCGCTGGTACTGCGCAAAATGGCGCAGAGCGGTAAATTTGACGCGCTGGTGGCCATCGGCGCCGTGGTGCGCGGCGATACCTATCATTTTGAGGTGGTATCCAACGAAATGGCGAGCGGAATCACTCGCGTGCAGCTGGATACCGGCATGCCGATCGCCAACGCCGTGCTCACCACCGATACCGACGAACAAGCCCATAGCCGTACTTCCGCCAAAGGCGCGGAAGCAGCCGAATGCGCAATTGAAATGGCTAACCTGTTGAAAGTATTATGA
- the nusB gene encoding transcription antitermination factor NusB encodes MSGNRRKAREFAVQGIYQWLLNQQPVSDVVKQLRDDPGYAGIDEKMFLALLNGAINETAQLDQRLAKYVDRPIAELSPVEHAVLLLGAQELLHHLEVPYRVVINEAVELTKTFGGTDGHKYVNGVMDKLAAEVRSVEVNKPRR; translated from the coding sequence ATGAGCGGAAATAGACGCAAGGCACGCGAATTCGCAGTGCAAGGGATATACCAGTGGCTGCTGAATCAGCAGCCGGTGAGTGACGTAGTCAAACAGTTGCGCGATGATCCCGGCTATGCGGGTATAGACGAAAAAATGTTTCTGGCTTTGCTGAACGGCGCCATCAATGAGACGGCGCAGCTGGATCAGCGTCTGGCCAAATATGTGGACCGCCCCATTGCCGAATTGAGCCCGGTCGAGCATGCGGTACTGCTGCTGGGCGCGCAGGAGCTGCTGCATCATCTGGAAGTGCCATACCGCGTGGTAATCAATGAAGCCGTCGAGCTGACCAAGACTTTTGGCGGTACCGACGGGCACAAGTATGTCAACGGCGTGATGGATAAACTTGCTGCCGAAGTGCGCAGCGTCGAAGTGAACAAGCCGCGGCGTTGA
- the thiL gene encoding thiamine-phosphate kinase → MNTTSMSSEFDLIRQYFSRPAANVVLGVGDDCALLQTGAGMQLAVSTDTLVAGVHFFPDADPASLGWKSLAVNLSDLAAMGATPRWATLAITLPYVDDEWLAAYADGVYRCATDYGISLVGGDTTRGPLSMTFTVMGEVPAGQALRRDGAQAGDTVWVSGTLGDAAFALAAIQGHLNLSDADFATLGTRLHAPIPRVALGQALRRLAHSAIDISDGLLADLGHILENSHVGAELDYIRLPVSEIVHDLAAHPAFDRCVLAGGDDYELCFTAPADNEDAIAAVGEKLGLRLTAIGRISAMPGLRLMDAEGLPITLDVAGYDHFAS, encoded by the coding sequence TTGAATACGACCAGCATGTCCAGCGAATTCGATCTGATCCGCCAGTATTTTTCCCGACCTGCGGCCAATGTCGTGCTGGGGGTAGGCGATGATTGTGCATTATTGCAGACTGGCGCCGGGATGCAGCTGGCGGTTTCCACCGACACGCTGGTTGCCGGGGTGCATTTTTTTCCTGACGCCGATCCGGCGTCACTGGGCTGGAAATCCCTGGCGGTGAATCTGTCCGACCTGGCGGCCATGGGCGCGACGCCGCGCTGGGCGACGCTGGCGATCACTTTGCCGTATGTCGATGACGAATGGCTGGCGGCTTATGCCGACGGCGTCTATCGCTGTGCGACAGACTATGGAATCAGTCTGGTCGGTGGCGATACTACGCGCGGCCCGTTGAGCATGACGTTTACCGTGATGGGTGAAGTGCCGGCAGGCCAGGCCTTGCGGCGTGATGGCGCACAGGCCGGGGATACCGTGTGGGTATCGGGTACCCTGGGTGATGCGGCCTTTGCATTGGCAGCGATACAAGGCCATCTTAATTTAAGCGATGCCGATTTTGCAACGCTGGGCACGCGTTTGCATGCACCCATACCGCGCGTCGCATTGGGCCAGGCGCTGCGCAGGCTCGCGCACAGTGCGATCGATATTTCCGATGGCTTGCTGGCCGATCTCGGGCATATCCTTGAAAATTCGCATGTCGGAGCCGAGCTGGATTATATCCGGTTGCCGGTGAGCGAGATCGTGCATGATCTGGCGGCGCATCCGGCGTTTGACCGCTGCGTGCTGGCAGGCGGCGATGATTATGAATTGTGTTTCACTGCGCCTGCGGACAATGAGGATGCGATCGCAGCCGTTGGCGAAAAACTGGGCTTGCGCCTGACCGCCATCGGCCGGATCAGTGCGATGCCGGGGTTGCGCTTGATGGATGCCGAGGGGCTGCCGATTACGCTGGATGTTGCGGGGTATGACCATTTTGCAAGCTGA
- a CDS encoding phosphatidylglycerophosphatase A, whose amino-acid sequence MTILQADWRFITRHPAHFLAFGFGSGLAPVAPGTFGTLAALPSFYILAAVLNPAQIYVAIALAAVTGIWICGVAGRNIGVADHGGIVWDEIVAFWLILAFTPLQPLWIAAAFLLFRLFDIWKPFPINWFDARLKNGFGVMFDDLLAAGYTLAVLLGVQHWLT is encoded by the coding sequence ATGACCATTTTGCAAGCTGACTGGCGATTCATTACGCGCCATCCGGCGCATTTTCTGGCATTCGGTTTTGGTAGCGGTCTGGCGCCCGTGGCGCCGGGCACGTTCGGCACGCTGGCGGCCTTGCCTTCGTTTTATATACTGGCAGCCGTACTCAATCCGGCGCAAATCTATGTGGCGATCGCGCTGGCGGCTGTGACAGGTATCTGGATCTGCGGCGTTGCCGGGCGCAATATCGGCGTGGCCGATCACGGCGGCATCGTCTGGGATGAGATCGTCGCTTTCTGGCTGATACTGGCCTTTACGCCGCTTCAGCCGTTGTGGATCGCCGCCGCATTCCTGCTGTTCCGCTTGTTCGACATCTGGAAACCGTTCCCCATCAACTGGTTTGACGCCCGCCTGAAGAATGGTTTCGGCGTCATGTTCGATGATTTGCTTGCCGCAGGTTATACGCTGGCGGTATTGCTGGGAGTGCAACATTGGCTGACATGA
- a CDS encoding CinA family protein has protein sequence MRPTDSELHQLAEQVGHALKRHGYQLVTAESCTGGWVGMVMTAIPGSSNWYDRGFITYSNDAKQMQLDVSAETLDTQGAVSEATVREMAKGALQHSKANISLAISGIAGPGGGTPYKPVGTVCIAWATTDGKHLETTCRLSGDRDEIRARAVAAALRGVIELLA, from the coding sequence ATGAGACCCACCGATTCCGAGCTGCATCAGCTTGCAGAACAAGTCGGGCACGCCCTGAAACGCCACGGCTATCAACTGGTGACGGCTGAGTCCTGTACCGGCGGCTGGGTCGGCATGGTGATGACCGCGATACCCGGCAGTTCGAACTGGTACGACCGCGGCTTTATCACCTACAGCAACGACGCAAAACAGATGCAGCTGGATGTGTCAGCGGAGACACTCGATACGCAGGGTGCGGTGTCCGAAGCGACCGTGCGCGAGATGGCCAAAGGTGCGTTGCAGCATAGCAAGGCCAATATCAGTCTGGCGATTTCCGGTATCGCCGGACCTGGCGGCGGTACGCCGTACAAGCCGGTGGGCACCGTATGCATCGCCTGGGCGACGACGGACGGCAAACACCTGGAAACCACTTGCCGGCTCAGCGGCGACCGCGACGAGATCCGGGCTCGCGCTGTGGCGGCGGCTTTGCGCGGAGTGATTGAGTTGCTGGCCTGA